The genomic interval TCGAGGCGTCAATGCGCAGTGGTTCGCTGGTAACGGCGCGTTATGCTTTGGAACAAAACCGGGATATTTTTGCGCTGCCGGGGCCGGTAGGAAATCCGATGACGGAAGGAACGCATTGGTTGATTCAACAAGGTGCCTATTTGGTGACTCATCCGAAAGATGTACTTGAGCAGCTTCATAATGGACTCCAATGGTTGCCAGATATTTCAAGCGAGAACGATGAGGAAATTATTTGCTCACCGGAGGCTGAACTGGAATTGCCATTTGCTGACGTGTTGGCTAACGTAGGGGACGAGGTTACACCCGTTGACGTTGTCGCTGAACGCGCCGGCCAACCTGTGCCAGAAGTAGTCAGTAAACTATTGGATCTGGAGTTAGCAGGGTGGATCGCAGCAGTACCCGGCGGCTATGTCCGAATAAGGAGGGCATGCCATGTTCGACGTACTCATGTACTTGTTTGAAACCTACATCCACAACGAAACTGAAATGCGAGTCGATCAGGATACGTTAACTGATGACCTCACCAAGGCTGGTTTTGATCGCGAAGATATTTATAGCGCGTTGGAGTGGTTGGAAAAGCTGGCTGATTTGCAGGATGGACAGGCCCCTTTAAATCTGGCGAACGATCCGCGTGCGCTACGTATTTATACTGCGGAAGAAGTACAGCGATTGGACACGGAATGTCGGGGTTTTTTGCTGTTTCTTGAGCAGATCCAGGTTTTGAATCTGGAAACTCGCGAGATGGTGATTGATCGGGTTATGGCGCTTGAGACGCTGGAGTTTGATCTTGAAGATCTGAAATGGGTTATCCTGATGGTCTTGTTTAATGTGCCTGGTTGCGAGAATGCTTACCAGCAAATGGAAGATCTTTTGTTTGAACCCAATGAAGGCTATCTGCAGTAATCGGCATTATCGGGGCAGCCATGATTAAGACGATGAGTTTTGCTGAGCGACAGCAGGATTGCCCCCAATGCGGCGCCGCTCTCGTTATCAGAAACGGTTCTCATGGCGCTTTTCTTGGGTGCTCGGCATATCCCGGATGCGACTATATCCGGCCGTTAAAGGCCTATGCCGATGGCCATATCGTGAAGGTGCTTGATGGACAGATTTGTCCAGAGTGCGGGGCGACTTTGGTGTTGCGGCAGGGGCGATATGGCATGTTCGTTGGGTGCGGCAATTATCCCGAATGTGATCACACTGAAATGATTGACCGGCCGGA from Musicola paradisiaca NCPPB 2511 carries:
- a CDS encoding DUF494 family protein, encoding MFDVLMYLFETYIHNETEMRVDQDTLTDDLTKAGFDREDIYSALEWLEKLADLQDGQAPLNLANDPRALRIYTAEEVQRLDTECRGFLLFLEQIQVLNLETREMVIDRVMALETLEFDLEDLKWVILMVLFNVPGCENAYQQMEDLLFEPNEGYLQ
- a CDS encoding DNA topoisomerase family protein; this translates as MIKTMSFAERQQDCPQCGAALVIRNGSHGAFLGCSAYPGCDYIRPLKAYADGHIVKVLDGQICPECGATLVLRQGRYGMFVGCGNYPECDHTEMIDRPDETTLTCPQCRKGRLLQRKSRYGKTFHSCERYPECQFTLNYRPVAGVCEYCHYPLLIEKKTAQGVKRCCASKLCGKPVMVSEKHQDE